Proteins co-encoded in one Vampirovibrio chlorellavorus genomic window:
- the crcB gene encoding fluoride efflux transporter CrcB: MNKAVLLIVGGSLGTLCRYYLADWGQSRWGVVFPFGTLLVNLLGCLLIGLLLGGFERRFEALAAVPVELRLMLMTGFLGAFTTFSSYELEAFVMLRQGAWERALIYLLGSLVLGLLLVLLGFRLGRAVPF, from the coding sequence ATGAACAAGGCGGTGCTGTTGATTGTGGGTGGAAGCCTGGGCACTTTGTGTCGCTACTATCTGGCGGACTGGGGACAAAGCCGCTGGGGTGTCGTTTTTCCCTTCGGGACTTTACTGGTCAATCTATTGGGATGCCTCTTGATTGGGCTGTTGCTGGGCGGGTTTGAACGCCGCTTTGAGGCCTTGGCCGCAGTGCCTGTGGAATTAAGACTGATGTTGATGACTGGCTTTCTGGGCGCTTTTACCACGTTTTCCAGTTACGAGCTGGAAGCCTTTGTCATGCTGCGCCAAGGCGCTTGGGAGAGGGCCCTGATCTATCTGTTGGGCAGCTTGGTATTGGGGCTGCTGCTGGTGTTGCTGGGCTTCCGGTTAGGACGAGCCGTACCATTTTAA